In one window of bacterium DNA:
- a CDS encoding SEL1-like repeat protein, producing MNMRSAAKMLLLCIVVLPLRVQPLHAQRDRTYPQSPVFRNYNPRKEQRDDRGEGLRQQINIFLLERDAANGDPLAQQELGVRYLTGRGVDADTVKSGEWLRLAASQGLISSMYNYALLRNNGWGVEWNPFDAYRMFLAAAEAGMPEAQYVVGIFHTDDLVLKRDWERAYHWIVLAEEAGYEPAVRAKAEILRRGHIHLQPDSTVDLAATEKQQQDDAPQEDWAPVLLDFSQERTASIIPTSQLLGEFLASIPMSAQDSVRFTALLNGDAAPSTVAQLNRMARYGNPEAMVLLARLLTENRQLTGSTLQAAGMLVTALYLESGRAGAVLVDLLRTSTLQQQLPQLAYGDDPEAQYVWATLRALELDMRLAPSQALDMLRRAAASGHQKALVQLGLCYASGRWVDRDGRAAIRYYEEASALDDMGARVRLASAVILGKSEAMTLHEALDICDQAVRLGSIVAEVTLAASYERGIGRSANTGIAVHMYRDGAIRGSRTAFAALRRLHEERRPDDPLFRRSDL from the coding sequence ATGAATATGCGCAGCGCTGCCAAAATGCTCCTGCTCTGCATCGTGGTTTTGCCCCTGCGCGTGCAGCCGCTGCATGCGCAGAGGGATCGCACGTATCCGCAGTCACCCGTATTCCGCAATTACAATCCGCGGAAGGAGCAACGGGATGATCGCGGCGAGGGACTCCGTCAGCAGATCAACATTTTCCTGCTCGAGCGTGATGCGGCGAACGGCGATCCCCTGGCGCAGCAGGAACTCGGTGTACGCTATCTGACAGGCAGGGGGGTGGATGCCGATACCGTGAAAAGTGGCGAATGGTTGCGGCTCGCCGCGTCGCAGGGACTGATATCCTCCATGTACAACTATGCCCTGCTGCGGAATAATGGCTGGGGCGTCGAGTGGAATCCATTCGACGCCTACCGCATGTTCCTCGCCGCGGCGGAAGCGGGCATGCCGGAAGCGCAGTATGTCGTCGGTATTTTTCACACCGACGATCTCGTGCTGAAGAGGGACTGGGAACGCGCGTACCACTGGATTGTGCTGGCGGAAGAAGCGGGATATGAACCCGCGGTGCGCGCGAAGGCAGAGATATTGCGACGGGGACATATCCACCTGCAGCCGGATTCAACCGTGGACCTGGCGGCGACTGAAAAGCAGCAGCAGGACGATGCGCCTCAAGAGGACTGGGCCCCGGTGCTGCTCGATTTCAGCCAGGAACGCACTGCTTCCATCATCCCCACATCGCAGCTGCTGGGAGAATTTCTTGCGTCCATTCCAATGTCTGCGCAGGATTCGGTGCGTTTCACGGCGCTGCTCAACGGCGACGCGGCTCCCTCCACCGTAGCGCAGCTCAACCGCATGGCCCGCTATGGCAATCCGGAAGCGATGGTGCTGCTCGCGCGTCTGCTCACCGAAAACCGGCAGCTTACCGGCAGCACGCTGCAGGCGGCTGGCATGCTTGTGACGGCGTTGTACCTCGAGTCGGGACGCGCTGGTGCCGTGCTCGTCGATCTGCTTCGTACTTCCACGCTGCAGCAGCAGCTCCCGCAGCTGGCCTATGGCGACGATCCCGAAGCGCAGTACGTGTGGGCGACGCTGCGGGCGCTTGAACTGGATATGCGACTGGCTCCTTCGCAGGCACTCGACATGCTGAGGCGCGCCGCAGCCTCAGGACATCAGAAAGCACTTGTGCAGCTCGGCCTCTGTTATGCGTCGGGACGATGGGTGGATCGCGATGGGCGGGCAGCCATCCGGTATTACGAGGAAGCGTCCGCGCTCGACGACATGGGAGCGCGCGTACGTCTCGCCTCAGCGGTTATCCTGGGGAAGAGTGAAGCAATGACGCTGCATGAAGCATTGGACATCTGTGATCAAGCGGTCCGTCTGGGCAGCATCGTTGCGGAGGTGACACTTGCCGCCAGCTATGAGCGGGGAATAGGGCGCAGTGCGAACACCGGCATCGCCGTGCACATGTATCGTGACGGTGCCATTCGCGGGTCGCGCACCGCCTTCGCTGCACTCCGCCGCCTGCATGAAGAACGTCGTCCCGACGACCCTCTTTTCCGGCGCAGCGATCTCTGA
- a CDS encoding UPF0182 family protein, producing the protein MKARRTLGIAAALFIGIIIILGLFSSFITDMWWFDSLGYIEVFWKTYSAQYSLWLAGFTFFLFVMNLNLSIALRSESNLTLDPRIQKFVEGFGKAIKWLAYGGSLFLAFIMASMLSGNWMEMLSFFNSEGFAVADPIFGHDVSFYMFELPFINAVKSWLIGSVVLMIIATVVVYVVRQGVSFAVGRISISAGARKHLAVLIGILMLLIGLNFWLSRFDILFSSRSSSFFGAGYSDVNAQLPAAWIMTILSVLTGVIVIYTLFKRNFKLLGKFAIGYIVAAIVVGSVFPGLIQKFVVDPNEQSKELPFIENNIEYTRAAYDLNSIEEKRIDPNYQLGYEDILADSATVRNIMLWDYRPLASTLDQLQVIRLYYTFPDVDIDRYRLPDGSYRQVMLSARELDQNKLPTNAQTWVNKNLVFTHGYGLGMSPVNVVTEEGLPEFFIKDIPPISEHGLQVDRPEIYYGEKTDNPVIVKGNIEEFDYPVGDNNQMTTYQEKSGVSIGSLFRRLLFAMHFGDLNMLISGYISSESRILYGRNISERIRKLAPFLYFDEDPYLVVANKRLYWICDAYTYSSEYPYSKRMGGFNYIRNSVKAVVDAYTGDTRFYMYNEDSDPMIRVYSNIFPDLFQSQDKMPQYLRAHVRYPQDLFDIQSEIYATYHMTDPQVFYNKEDLWNIANEKLEQSVVKMESYYAIMRLPGEEKEEFIQMIPYTPNKRENMIAWLCVRSDGENYGKRLVYKFTKQELIYGPMQIAARIDQDPLISQQLTLWNQQGSSVYRGNLLVIPIKKEVLYVQPVYLQATSGKLPELKRVIVAYHNRLAMEPTLEQSLRRVFRSRGEEVTEVSADGTEHTVTQEGPALTVGELSREAMQYYENAISAQRDGDWARYGEEIEKLKSALEELVKESGQ; encoded by the coding sequence ATGAAAGCCAGACGAACACTCGGGATCGCCGCTGCACTTTTCATCGGCATCATTATCATTCTCGGACTTTTCTCCAGCTTCATCACAGACATGTGGTGGTTCGACAGTCTCGGTTATATCGAGGTGTTCTGGAAAACCTACAGTGCACAGTATTCGCTCTGGCTGGCGGGTTTCACCTTCTTCCTTTTCGTGATGAATCTCAATCTCAGCATTGCGCTGCGATCGGAATCCAATCTCACGTTGGACCCGCGAATACAGAAATTCGTTGAAGGCTTCGGGAAAGCAATCAAATGGCTGGCGTACGGCGGCAGCCTGTTCCTGGCCTTCATCATGGCGAGCATGCTCAGCGGGAACTGGATGGAGATGCTCTCGTTTTTCAACAGCGAGGGCTTTGCCGTCGCTGACCCGATTTTCGGACATGATGTTTCCTTCTATATGTTCGAGCTTCCTTTCATCAACGCCGTGAAATCCTGGCTCATCGGCAGCGTGGTATTGATGATTATCGCGACCGTTGTCGTATACGTTGTGCGGCAGGGTGTGTCCTTCGCCGTTGGTCGCATCTCCATTTCCGCCGGCGCGCGCAAACATCTCGCCGTGCTCATCGGCATTCTCATGCTGCTGATCGGCCTGAATTTCTGGCTGTCACGTTTCGACATCCTCTTTTCCTCCCGCTCTTCCAGTTTTTTCGGTGCCGGGTATTCCGATGTCAACGCGCAGCTGCCCGCGGCATGGATCATGACCATTCTTTCCGTGCTCACCGGCGTCATCGTGATTTACACGCTGTTCAAACGCAACTTCAAACTGCTCGGGAAGTTCGCCATCGGTTACATCGTGGCCGCCATCGTGGTGGGGTCGGTCTTTCCCGGACTGATACAGAAATTTGTCGTCGACCCGAACGAACAGAGCAAGGAACTGCCGTTCATTGAGAACAACATCGAGTACACGCGCGCGGCATACGATCTAAACAGCATTGAAGAGAAGCGCATTGACCCGAACTATCAGCTCGGGTATGAAGACATCCTCGCCGACAGCGCCACCGTGCGCAATATCATGCTGTGGGACTATCGTCCCCTCGCCAGCACCCTCGATCAGCTGCAGGTGATTCGACTGTATTACACCTTCCCGGATGTTGATATCGACCGCTACCGCCTGCCCGATGGCAGCTACCGCCAGGTCATGCTCAGTGCACGCGAACTTGATCAGAACAAGCTGCCCACGAATGCGCAGACCTGGGTGAACAAAAACCTGGTATTCACGCACGGGTACGGACTGGGGATGAGTCCGGTCAATGTCGTCACCGAGGAGGGACTCCCGGAATTCTTCATCAAGGATATCCCTCCGATCTCAGAGCATGGGCTCCAGGTAGACCGCCCCGAGATTTATTACGGCGAAAAAACCGACAACCCCGTCATCGTCAAGGGAAACATTGAGGAATTCGATTACCCGGTGGGCGACAACAACCAGATGACCACATACCAGGAAAAGAGCGGCGTCTCGATCGGATCGCTTTTCCGGCGTCTGCTGTTCGCCATGCATTTCGGTGATCTCAACATGCTGATCTCCGGCTACATATCCAGCGAAAGCCGTATCCTGTATGGACGTAACATCAGCGAGCGCATACGCAAGCTGGCGCCTTTCCTCTACTTTGATGAAGACCCGTACCTGGTCGTGGCCAACAAACGGCTTTACTGGATCTGCGACGCCTATACGTACAGCAGCGAGTACCCGTATTCCAAGCGGATGGGCGGATTCAACTACATCCGTAATTCCGTCAAGGCGGTCGTGGATGCCTACACCGGGGATACCCGTTTCTACATGTACAATGAAGACAGCGATCCGATGATTCGCGTCTACAGCAACATCTTTCCTGATCTGTTCCAGAGTCAGGACAAGATGCCGCAATATCTGCGCGCGCATGTGCGTTATCCGCAGGACCTCTTCGACATCCAGTCGGAAATCTACGCGACATATCACATGACCGACCCACAGGTATTCTACAACAAGGAGGACCTCTGGAACATCGCGAATGAAAAGCTGGAGCAGTCCGTCGTGAAAATGGAAAGCTACTACGCCATCATGCGGCTGCCGGGAGAGGAAAAGGAAGAATTCATACAGATGATTCCTTACACGCCCAACAAGCGCGAGAACATGATCGCGTGGCTGTGTGTGCGCAGTGACGGCGAGAATTACGGGAAACGGCTGGTGTACAAGTTCACCAAACAGGAGCTGATCTACGGTCCCATGCAGATCGCTGCGCGTATCGATCAGGACCCGCTCATCTCGCAGCAGCTGACGTTGTGGAACCAGCAGGGCTCGAGCGTATATCGCGGCAACCTGCTGGTGATCCCGATCAAGAAAGAAGTGCTGTACGTGCAGCCCGTCTACCTGCAGGCGACATCCGGAAAACTGCCGGAGCTCAAGCGCGTCATCGTCGCATATCACAATCGCCTGGCCATGGAACCCACTCTCGAACAGAGTCTCAGGCGTGTCTTCCGCAGCCGCGGTGAGGAGGTTACGGAAGTTTCTGCGGATGGTACAGAACACACCGTCACGCAGGAGGGTCCCGCCCTGACCGTGGGTGAGCTTTCCCGCGAAGCGATGCAGTATTATGAGAACGCTATCAGTGCGCAGCGCGACGGCGACTGGGCGCGCTATGGTGAGGAAATTGAGAAACTGAAATCGGCACTGGAAGAGCTGGTGAAGGAAAGCGGACAGTAG
- a CDS encoding sulfurtransferase, with product MRPLITVDNLMKLQTPVLRLDCRYDLADPGDGRVRYGRGHLPGASYVSLDDDLCAPLHEHGGRHPLPSIEAMTVLFSRLGVERNGTHVVVYDDEGGCYAARLWWMLRYMGHERVQVLDGGFSAWQTNGGEVTKEVPDRVPAAFEADVQQEMLASLKDVVEKPAPELLIDCRAAERFAGKHEPIDRVAGHIPGAFNMPWMELVGEDGSLRPLGELSELLIGVDERSIMYCGSGVTACVNVLAAEQSSLGLPRLYAGGWSDWITWPENPIAREG from the coding sequence ATGCGTCCGTTGATTACAGTCGACAACCTGATGAAGCTGCAGACCCCCGTCCTGCGGTTGGACTGCCGGTATGACCTGGCAGATCCGGGTGATGGACGCGTGCGCTACGGGAGGGGACATTTGCCGGGCGCTTCGTATGTGTCGCTGGATGACGATCTCTGCGCTCCGCTGCATGAGCATGGCGGCAGGCATCCACTGCCGTCCATCGAGGCCATGACCGTTCTGTTTTCGCGCCTGGGTGTCGAACGAAACGGGACGCATGTCGTGGTGTATGACGATGAGGGCGGCTGTTATGCTGCGCGACTCTGGTGGATGCTGCGGTATATGGGACATGAGCGCGTGCAGGTGCTCGATGGGGGTTTCAGCGCCTGGCAGACGAACGGGGGCGAGGTGACGAAAGAGGTTCCGGACCGCGTCCCGGCCGCCTTCGAGGCGGATGTGCAGCAGGAAATGCTGGCTTCCCTGAAAGACGTGGTGGAAAAACCGGCGCCGGAACTGCTCATTGACTGCCGGGCGGCAGAGCGTTTTGCCGGGAAGCATGAACCGATTGACCGCGTGGCGGGACATATCCCGGGAGCGTTCAATATGCCGTGGATGGAACTCGTCGGTGAGGATGGCTCCCTGCGTCCCCTCGGTGAACTTTCGGAACTGCTGATCGGGGTGGACGAGCGCAGCATCATGTACTGCGGTTCGGGGGTCACCGCCTGTGTGAATGTACTGGCGGCGGAGCAATCCTCTCTCGGACTGCCCCGCCTCTATGCCGGGGGCTGGAGTGACTGGATCACCTGGCCGGAAAACCCCATCGCCAGGGAGGGCTGA
- a CDS encoding choice-of-anchor D domain-containing protein, with amino-acid sequence MQKPYAFFLFPLFFLLSFTVAEAQQLLWDTTGVAICTADGWQRYPRMVTDGSRGAIIVWEDIREGSDVGIYAARVTESGATPWQQDGVQLSAPTAGQRLAGIVSDGSGGAFIAWWNRGGGDSDIFMQRIDSSGSARWQSGGITICDAEGRQEWAEMISDGRGGVIITWHDTRGGNNDIYAQRVSRAGAARWDANGVVVSAADGDQSYPQLATDQNGGAYVAWMDRRTEDDIYAQHVRSNGTTGWEEDLPVCVEPNRQVAPKVVPYGAASVAFFWQDYRLGPTTSSLYLQVIDSLGGRLYQSDYEVSQSENAQSGMFLTDDGEQGALAVWTDYRQGVSEGNVYMRRIAADGTVIGDFGNALCDVGDTQERATMISDGNGGGFAVWQDRRNTFDYDIYMNRISAQGLTNYPAWNNHGGVLVVKHDNNQLGPQVIESGPGYALICWYDGRTLDGQADIYAQRVAWAPSMAFPDTVDFGIQKLGLTAYDTVRVFNEGATPMIISNVRRASDPGNTHPRDFTLYPDFPIPDTLLHGEYMDIPLSFTPEGTGDRYSELRISSNAPQDPVVIPLIGVGTNPELRAKNVHQFNVTKVGAVNEETVQDMFTNTGSGVLLITEITFEGKDAARFSLGPNTSLPLRVEEGSSIPLTLRFAPDAIATYEASMVVSSNEGPQKETVRLTGFGAMPSLSFIPVGLHFDSTMETRSAKADVQIRNTSGVVLVVTNIEITGEDADQFSVEATLPMQIAGEANKPFTVHFSPTSVGFKRAKIVVTSDATSSPDDMVVDGAATVLAAPGAPSPSSFAVESLFPQPLRAGQTLQVRLATPSPHKTHRIELYNVLGRQLATLYRGSLPAENATLQLSLADVDLVPGIYILRFHSGKQTLTRRFSLIR; translated from the coding sequence ATGCAGAAGCCTTACGCATTCTTTCTTTTCCCCCTGTTTTTTCTTCTCTCATTCACAGTCGCTGAGGCGCAGCAATTGCTGTGGGATACGACCGGTGTCGCCATCTGTACGGCAGACGGCTGGCAGCGTTATCCGCGCATGGTGACCGATGGCAGCCGTGGCGCCATCATCGTGTGGGAAGACATCCGCGAGGGTTCCGATGTCGGCATATACGCCGCGCGTGTGACGGAAAGCGGCGCAACCCCGTGGCAGCAGGATGGTGTGCAGCTGAGTGCTCCGACTGCGGGACAGCGCCTCGCCGGTATCGTCTCTGACGGCAGCGGCGGTGCGTTCATCGCGTGGTGGAACCGCGGCGGCGGAGACAGTGATATTTTCATGCAGCGCATCGACAGCAGTGGGAGTGCGCGCTGGCAGAGCGGCGGTATCACGATCTGCGATGCGGAGGGCAGGCAGGAATGGGCGGAAATGATCAGTGACGGTCGCGGGGGCGTGATTATCACCTGGCATGACACGCGAGGTGGAAACAACGACATCTACGCGCAACGCGTCAGTCGCGCGGGTGCGGCACGGTGGGATGCCAACGGTGTGGTGGTCAGCGCCGCGGATGGTGATCAGTCCTACCCCCAGCTTGCGACGGATCAGAACGGCGGGGCTTACGTGGCGTGGATGGATCGCCGGACGGAGGACGACATTTATGCACAGCATGTCCGCTCAAATGGAACAACCGGATGGGAAGAAGATCTTCCGGTCTGCGTCGAACCCAACCGACAGGTCGCGCCGAAAGTCGTTCCGTACGGTGCGGCATCCGTCGCCTTTTTCTGGCAGGACTACCGTCTCGGTCCGACCACCTCTTCCCTGTATCTCCAGGTCATCGACTCGCTCGGTGGGCGGTTGTACCAGTCCGACTACGAAGTCTCACAATCGGAAAACGCCCAGAGCGGCATGTTCCTGACCGATGACGGGGAACAGGGCGCGCTGGCGGTGTGGACCGACTACCGGCAGGGCGTCAGCGAAGGCAACGTATACATGCGCCGCATTGCGGCGGATGGCACGGTGATCGGGGATTTCGGCAATGCGCTCTGCGACGTCGGCGACACACAGGAGCGCGCCACGATGATATCGGACGGCAACGGCGGCGGTTTCGCTGTGTGGCAGGACAGGCGCAACACCTTCGATTATGATATTTACATGAACCGGATTTCCGCGCAGGGGCTGACAAATTACCCCGCCTGGAACAATCACGGCGGCGTGCTCGTCGTCAAGCACGACAACAACCAGCTCGGCCCACAGGTCATCGAAAGCGGTCCGGGCTACGCACTCATCTGCTGGTATGACGGAAGGACGCTCGATGGACAGGCAGATATTTACGCGCAGCGCGTGGCATGGGCTCCGAGCATGGCCTTCCCCGATACCGTGGATTTCGGCATTCAGAAACTCGGACTGACCGCATACGACACCGTGCGCGTTTTCAATGAAGGTGCCACGCCGATGATCATCAGCAACGTGCGCCGGGCAAGTGATCCGGGAAATACGCATCCGCGGGATTTCACGCTGTACCCCGATTTCCCCATTCCCGATACACTGCTGCACGGTGAGTACATGGATATCCCGCTTTCCTTCACCCCCGAGGGCACAGGCGACCGCTACTCCGAACTGCGCATCTCAAGCAACGCACCGCAGGATCCTGTCGTCATCCCGCTGATCGGCGTCGGCACCAATCCTGAACTCCGCGCGAAGAATGTGCATCAGTTCAACGTCACCAAGGTGGGCGCGGTCAATGAGGAAACGGTGCAGGACATGTTCACCAACACCGGCAGCGGCGTGCTGTTGATTACGGAAATCACGTTTGAAGGAAAAGACGCGGCGCGTTTCAGCCTGGGTCCAAACACCAGCCTCCCGCTGCGCGTCGAAGAAGGAAGCTCCATTCCTCTCACCCTCCGTTTCGCACCGGATGCCATTGCGACCTACGAAGCATCCATGGTTGTCAGCAGCAACGAAGGGCCGCAAAAGGAGACCGTGCGCCTCACCGGCTTTGGTGCCATGCCGTCGCTGAGCTTCATTCCCGTCGGACTCCATTTCGACAGCACCATGGAGACCCGTTCCGCAAAGGCCGATGTGCAGATTCGCAATACTTCGGGTGTCGTTCTCGTTGTGACGAACATTGAAATTACGGGAGAGGACGCGGATCAATTCTCTGTCGAGGCCACGCTGCCGATGCAGATCGCCGGTGAAGCGAACAAGCCGTTCACCGTTCATTTCTCCCCGACCAGCGTCGGCTTCAAGCGCGCGAAAATTGTGGTGACCTCCGACGCGACTTCCTCGCCCGACGATATGGTCGTCGACGGCGCGGCAACTGTGCTTGCGGCACCCGGCGCTCCATCCCCCTCGTCATTCGCCGTCGAATCCCTCTTCCCGCAGCCCCTGCGCGCAGGTCAGACCCTGCAGGTCCGTCTCGCGACCCCTTCGCCGCATAAGACACATCGTATCGAGCTCTACAATGTTCTCGGACGACAGCTCGCCACACTATACCGGGGAAGCCTCCCCGCTGAGAACGCAACACTGCAGCTGTCCCTGGCCGACGTCGATCTCGTCCCGGGCATCTATATCCTCCGCTTCCACAGCGGCAAGCAGACGCTCACCCGGCGCTTCAGCCTGATTCGCTGA
- a CDS encoding carbon-nitrogen hydrolase family protein: MRIHLTQPTLKAFDTAHSMEAIRRSMDAVEGGFDAEDILVLPEHALFVHERAQYEEVLGMLTREAGCHVLGGSFHEFDGEVKRNSGALFAPDGRVMGWYDKLRPYADERTRVDPGTRLGEFDVNGRRVMVLVCADFWFSDLFLQAETLPDLVLVPALSVTRKPEPDYSRRLWRHLAISRAYEFGLFVGISDWAHDSELPKLRTSGVGGFADTTQVDPDGFYMPIGSESVRSITPDFAALDRFRHDREARGFYWKK; encoded by the coding sequence ATGCGTATACATCTCACCCAACCCACACTCAAGGCCTTTGACACTGCGCATTCGATGGAGGCGATTCGCCGGTCGATGGATGCGGTGGAAGGGGGATTCGATGCGGAGGATATTCTCGTGCTGCCCGAGCATGCGCTGTTTGTGCACGAGCGCGCGCAGTACGAGGAAGTGCTCGGCATGCTGACCCGCGAAGCGGGCTGCCATGTGCTAGGCGGTTCTTTTCATGAATTCGACGGGGAGGTGAAACGGAACAGTGGCGCGCTGTTCGCTCCGGATGGCAGGGTGATGGGATGGTATGACAAGCTGCGGCCCTATGCCGATGAGCGTACCCGTGTCGATCCCGGCACGCGGCTCGGGGAATTCGATGTGAACGGCAGGCGCGTGATGGTGCTGGTGTGTGCGGATTTCTGGTTCAGCGACCTCTTTCTGCAGGCGGAAACGCTGCCGGATCTCGTGCTGGTCCCTGCCCTTTCGGTCACGCGCAAACCCGAACCCGATTACTCGCGCCGGCTCTGGCGGCATCTCGCCATCAGCCGCGCATATGAGTTCGGACTTTTCGTCGGCATCAGCGACTGGGCGCACGATTCAGAACTGCCGAAGCTCCGTACCAGCGGCGTTGGCGGCTTTGCCGATACTACGCAGGTCGATCCCGACGGTTTCTACATGCCAATCGGATCGGAATCCGTGCGCAGCATCACCCCCGATTTTGCCGCACTCGACCGCTTCCGCCACGACCGCGAAGCCCGCGGCTTTTACTGGAAGAAGTAG
- a CDS encoding secondary thiamine-phosphate synthase enzyme YjbQ — MIQKLLTLHPRTRGFHLVTGEILEQLPELREVKAGLAHMHILHTSASLTLNENADPTVRGDFERWFNESVPENAPYYRHTMEGPDDMPAHIKASLLGSGLLVPVRDGRFLLGTWQGIYLGEHREHGGSRNIVVTILTSVDG; from the coding sequence ATGATACAGAAACTCCTTACCCTCCACCCAAGGACGCGCGGCTTCCACCTCGTGACCGGCGAGATACTCGAGCAGCTGCCGGAACTGCGCGAGGTGAAGGCGGGACTCGCGCATATGCACATTCTGCATACGTCCGCCTCACTCACACTCAACGAGAACGCCGATCCCACCGTGCGCGGAGATTTCGAGCGCTGGTTCAACGAAAGCGTTCCAGAAAACGCCCCGTACTACCGTCACACGATGGAGGGACCCGATGACATGCCCGCGCATATCAAGGCATCACTTCTCGGCAGCGGCCTGCTTGTCCCCGTCCGCGACGGACGCTTCCTCCTCGGCACCTGGCAGGGCATCTACCTCGGTGAACACCGCGAGCATGGCGGAAGCCGGAACATCGTCGTCACCATACTGACTTCCGTAGATGGCTGA
- a CDS encoding type II toxin-antitoxin system mRNA interferase toxin, RelE/StbE family, whose protein sequence is MANYELRFRKSVLKDLRSIPSKDVSMLLRAIERLSTDPRPPQSQKLTAREQYRLRNGQYRILYEIEDARVVIVVVRIAHRKDV, encoded by the coding sequence ATGGCAAATTATGAGCTGCGTTTTCGCAAGTCCGTCCTGAAGGATTTGCGCAGCATACCATCGAAAGATGTATCCATGCTCCTGCGAGCCATAGAACGGCTTAGCACCGATCCGCGTCCTCCCCAGTCCCAGAAACTTACCGCACGCGAACAATACCGCCTCCGCAACGGCCAGTACCGCATCCTGTACGAGATCGAGGACGCCCGCGTGGTGATCGTCGTCGTCAGGATTGCGCACCGGAAGGACGTATAA
- a CDS encoding CopG family transcriptional regulator, producing the protein MEQTVKRTTIYLDPALHRALKLKSIETQQSMTELVNEAVRTLLAEDEEDLQSFRDRAAEPAMEYEAVLKELRRHGKL; encoded by the coding sequence ATGGAGCAGACGGTGAAGCGTACCACCATATATCTCGATCCCGCACTGCATCGGGCACTGAAGCTGAAGTCCATTGAAACGCAGCAGAGCATGACTGAGCTGGTCAACGAAGCCGTAAGAACTCTTCTCGCGGAGGATGAGGAGGATCTGCAGTCGTTCCGGGATCGCGCGGCAGAACCTGCAATGGAATACGAGGCCGTGCTCAAGGAACTCAGGCGTCATGGCAAATTATGA